From Paraburkholderia sabiae, a single genomic window includes:
- a CDS encoding fimbrial protein — MQTFIERLKARFRVVAKKSLLGAVAVLLMVAGANAIAATVTFPAYVGSVANLSFPASTTGAQNAPVGTVLQAVNQNVGVSISGVTCDIQKSAVVNGTPVPGSTTLFQTNVPGVGVKFALTNGWTGSGANAPYSETLTGTTGTYPMYMQAVLVVTGPIGTGTLTTLPSLTVTYSGSCFPTVSATQYVNTGSQIVAATCQVTTGAIQVTLPKALSTNLKTAGATTGALPLAIGLNCASGVKVNVTLSDATTPSNRTNVLSLASGSSASGLGIQILYGSTPISYGADSATAGNTNQWSAGTAAGGAMQIPLTAQYIRTTGTLVPGSVKGAATFTMSYQ, encoded by the coding sequence ATGCAGACATTTATCGAGCGACTCAAAGCGCGATTCAGGGTGGTCGCGAAAAAATCGTTACTCGGGGCTGTAGCCGTGTTGCTGATGGTCGCAGGAGCGAACGCAATCGCGGCTACGGTCACTTTTCCGGCTTACGTGGGATCCGTGGCGAATCTGTCGTTTCCCGCGTCAACTACAGGCGCACAGAACGCCCCCGTTGGCACGGTGCTTCAGGCGGTCAATCAGAACGTCGGCGTTTCGATAAGTGGCGTGACTTGCGACATCCAGAAGAGCGCAGTGGTCAACGGAACCCCGGTTCCCGGAAGCACCACATTGTTTCAGACGAACGTACCGGGCGTCGGCGTGAAGTTTGCCCTGACCAACGGCTGGACCGGCTCAGGTGCAAACGCGCCGTACTCCGAGACGCTTACGGGTACCACAGGCACCTACCCGATGTACATGCAGGCAGTGCTGGTCGTTACCGGTCCGATCGGGACGGGCACGCTCACAACGCTTCCGAGCCTCACCGTCACATATTCTGGAAGCTGCTTCCCAACAGTCTCCGCCACTCAGTACGTCAACACGGGCTCGCAAATCGTCGCTGCGACTTGCCAGGTGACCACGGGCGCGATCCAGGTCACATTGCCCAAGGCGCTTTCGACCAATCTGAAAACCGCTGGTGCAACGACAGGCGCGTTGCCGCTGGCGATAGGTCTCAACTGCGCGAGCGGTGTGAAGGTCAACGTTACGCTTTCGGACGCTACGACCCCGTCCAATCGTACGAACGTGCTGAGTTTGGCGTCGGGTTCGTCTGCATCGGGTCTCGGCATTCAAATATTGTATGGATCGACGCCGATTTCCTATGGCGCGGATTCGGCGACTGCCGGGAATACCAATCAGTGGTCGGCGGGAACGGCGGCCGGTGGGGCAATGCAGATTCCACTTACGGCTCAATACATCAGAACCACGGGGACACTGGTTCCGGGCTCAGTAAAGGGCGCTGCGACGTTCACGATGTCGTATCAGTAA
- a CDS encoding bifunctional acetate--CoA ligase family protein/GNAT family N-acetyltransferase gives MTVRNLDALFRPKSVAVIGASDRPGSTGAMVWKRLIEGGFDGPVWAVNPKYDMLDGHSCVGNAGDLPDAPTVAIVCTPSSTWPGIVHTLGGRGTRAAIIVGEVRGEEGRADVRHMLAAARPHLLRIVGPGSLGIVTPALKAHLGAPSVTVRPGGVAWVSQSNALTNAVLGWAHARGLGFSHALALGDEADVDAGDVLDYLASDPATRAILLEVDSVKAARKFMSAARAAARNKPVLALRSGRSDPDDALYTAAFRRAGMVRVDALDDLLDEIETLGVGRVAAGATATLITSDRGVATLATDAFKAAGDTLAPCPSGAVDALAQALPRARPGNPLLLGSDARAEHFGTALKVLADQRSTGTAFVVHASTHSAPVEEVAQALIANQRYAYRGLLACFFGGVKRETRDALHEHGIPVHTTPQRLARAFERLVEYRLVRELLMQTPEGQPARVPEAIDAAQAQACAALSSGVTELEGDDAARLLAHFGLRTIPDVAREQAVVDISVELRDDDNFGPVFRFTAPPEHDEARPMCVFGLPPLNPVLSRDILSNSAYFRAVAPEPVLGAFTAISQAVSEIREIVSLKLALRVMKNGAAIVAPRLRLSASRTRFAIMPYPRRYEETLDWRGQRITVRPIRPEDEAAHREFVESMTPDDLRLRFFGAVGSFDHSQLARMTQIDYDREMALIATTRNDDGSIRTLGVVRAVADPDNETAEFAMAVRSDQKGRGLGRLLMERIIAYARARGTHWIVGEALRENSAMIGLATAVGFTTARTEDPGVVGFRMALEQPDDAKQKGGAPGFGASPACSPNTR, from the coding sequence GTGACCGTACGCAATCTCGACGCGTTGTTTCGCCCGAAATCCGTCGCCGTGATCGGCGCCTCGGACCGCCCCGGCAGCACGGGCGCGATGGTCTGGAAGCGGCTGATCGAAGGCGGCTTCGACGGCCCCGTGTGGGCCGTCAATCCGAAGTACGACATGCTCGACGGCCACTCGTGCGTCGGCAATGCGGGCGATCTGCCCGACGCGCCCACGGTCGCGATCGTCTGCACGCCATCGTCGACGTGGCCCGGTATCGTCCACACGCTCGGCGGACGCGGCACGCGGGCGGCGATCATCGTCGGCGAAGTGCGCGGCGAGGAAGGCCGCGCCGACGTGCGTCATATGCTCGCCGCCGCGCGTCCGCATCTGTTGCGGATCGTCGGGCCGGGCAGCCTCGGCATCGTGACGCCCGCGCTCAAGGCGCATCTCGGCGCGCCGTCCGTGACGGTGCGGCCGGGCGGCGTCGCGTGGGTGTCGCAGTCGAACGCGCTGACGAACGCGGTGCTCGGCTGGGCGCACGCGCGCGGCCTCGGTTTTTCGCACGCGCTCGCGCTCGGCGACGAAGCCGACGTCGATGCCGGCGACGTGCTCGACTATCTGGCAAGCGATCCCGCCACGCGCGCGATCCTGCTCGAAGTGGATTCGGTGAAGGCGGCGCGCAAGTTCATGTCGGCGGCGCGGGCGGCGGCGCGCAACAAGCCGGTGCTGGCGCTCCGCTCGGGCCGCAGCGATCCCGACGACGCGCTCTACACGGCCGCTTTCCGCCGCGCGGGCATGGTGCGCGTCGATGCGCTCGACGATCTGCTCGACGAAATCGAAACGCTCGGCGTGGGCCGCGTTGCAGCGGGCGCGACGGCGACGCTGATCACGAGCGACCGCGGCGTCGCGACGCTCGCCACCGACGCCTTCAAGGCGGCCGGCGACACGCTCGCGCCATGCCCATCGGGCGCCGTCGATGCGCTCGCGCAGGCGCTGCCGCGTGCCAGACCGGGCAATCCGCTGCTGCTCGGCAGCGACGCGCGCGCCGAGCATTTCGGCACGGCGCTCAAGGTGCTCGCCGACCAGCGTTCGACGGGCACGGCTTTCGTCGTGCACGCGTCGACGCACAGCGCGCCCGTCGAAGAAGTCGCGCAGGCGCTGATCGCGAATCAGCGCTACGCGTATCGCGGACTGCTCGCGTGCTTTTTCGGCGGCGTGAAGCGTGAAACGCGGGACGCCTTGCACGAACACGGCATTCCCGTCCACACGACGCCGCAGCGGCTCGCGCGCGCGTTCGAGCGTCTGGTCGAATATCGCCTCGTGCGCGAACTGCTGATGCAGACGCCCGAAGGCCAGCCCGCGCGCGTGCCCGAAGCGATCGATGCCGCGCAGGCGCAGGCGTGCGCGGCGCTGTCGTCGGGCGTGACGGAACTCGAAGGCGACGACGCGGCGCGGCTGCTCGCGCACTTCGGCCTTCGCACCATTCCCGACGTTGCGCGCGAACAAGCCGTCGTCGATATCTCAGTCGAACTGCGCGACGACGACAACTTCGGCCCGGTGTTCCGCTTCACCGCGCCGCCCGAGCACGACGAAGCGCGGCCGATGTGCGTGTTCGGCCTGCCTCCGCTGAATCCCGTGTTGTCGCGCGACATCCTGTCGAACTCCGCGTATTTCCGCGCGGTCGCGCCCGAGCCTGTGCTGGGCGCGTTCACGGCGATCTCGCAGGCGGTGTCGGAGATACGCGAGATCGTGTCGCTGAAACTCGCGTTGCGCGTGATGAAGAACGGCGCGGCGATCGTCGCGCCGCGTTTGCGGCTGTCGGCGAGCCGCACGCGCTTCGCGATCATGCCGTATCCGCGGCGCTACGAAGAAACGCTCGACTGGCGCGGTCAGCGCATCACGGTGCGGCCGATTCGTCCCGAAGACGAGGCAGCGCATCGCGAGTTCGTCGAATCGATGACGCCCGACGATTTACGTCTGCGCTTTTTCGGTGCGGTCGGCAGCTTCGACCATTCGCAACTCGCGCGCATGACGCAGATCGACTACGACCGCGAGATGGCGCTGATCGCGACGACGCGGAACGACGACGGCTCGATACGCACGCTCGGCGTGGTGCGCGCCGTCGCGGACCCGGACAACGAAACGGCCGAATTCGCGATGGCCGTGCGTTCGGATCAGAAGGGAAGAGGCTTGGGGCGGCTGTTGATGGAGCGCATCATCGCGTACGCGCGGGCGCGCGGCACGCACTGGATCGTCGGCGAGGCGTTGCGCGAAAACTCCGCGATGATCGGCCTCGCGACGGCCGTTGGTTTCACGACGGCGCGCACCGAGGATCCGGGCGTCGTCGGCTTCAGAATGGCGCTCGAACAGCCGGACGACGCCAAACAAAAAGGCGGCGCACCGGGGTTCGGCGCGTCGCCTGCATGTTCTCCGAACACGCGCTAG
- a CDS encoding peptide chain release factor 3 — MSVSELKRRRTFAVISHPDAGKTTLTEKLLLFSGAIQIAGTVKGRKSNRYATSDWMEIEKQRGISVASSVMQFEYGDCVINLLDTPGHEDFSEDTYRVLTAVDAAVMVIDGANGVEAQTLKLLEVCRSRKTPIVTFINKLDREVREPLDLLDEIEQHLGVSAVPFTWPIGMGKDFQGVYDIQNDQVRVFRAGQDTLGGAVETIQALSDEEGERRFGHAWVRAKEEIDLITGATPTFDRDEFLAGQQSPVLFGSAINNFGVKEILDALVDLAPPPSARLTVQRPVQPDEPKFTGVVFKVQANMDLAHRDRVAFIRVCSGRFERGMALKVTRNNKTFRANNVVTFLSQRRETVSEAYAGDIIGIPNHGTLSLGDTLTEGELLQFVGLPFFAPEIFQTVEVVDPMRSKQLGEALKQLGEEGAIQVFKPVVGGLTILGAVGQLQFEVVSHRLSTEYKVDVRMGPARYRMSRWVTCDDAGELRRFCDSYAPRIAYDAADAPTYLASHVSEIEVAQKAWPKIVFNELREHSGAPFRKAM, encoded by the coding sequence ATGTCAGTCTCCGAACTCAAACGTCGCCGCACGTTCGCGGTCATTTCCCACCCTGACGCGGGTAAAACCACGCTGACCGAAAAGCTGCTGCTGTTTTCGGGCGCGATCCAGATCGCGGGCACCGTGAAGGGCCGCAAGAGCAATCGCTACGCGACGTCCGACTGGATGGAAATCGAAAAGCAGCGCGGCATTTCGGTCGCGAGTTCGGTGATGCAGTTCGAATACGGCGACTGCGTGATCAATCTGCTCGACACCCCGGGCCACGAAGACTTCTCGGAAGACACGTACCGCGTGCTGACGGCCGTCGATGCCGCCGTGATGGTGATCGACGGCGCGAACGGCGTCGAAGCGCAGACGCTCAAGCTGCTCGAAGTGTGCCGCAGCCGCAAGACGCCGATCGTCACGTTCATCAACAAGCTCGACCGCGAAGTGCGCGAGCCGCTCGATCTGCTCGACGAAATCGAGCAGCATCTGGGCGTGTCGGCCGTGCCGTTCACCTGGCCGATCGGTATGGGCAAGGACTTCCAGGGCGTCTACGACATCCAGAACGATCAGGTGCGCGTGTTCCGCGCGGGTCAGGACACGCTCGGCGGCGCGGTCGAGACGATCCAGGCGCTCAGCGACGAGGAAGGCGAGCGCCGCTTCGGCCACGCATGGGTGCGCGCAAAGGAAGAAATCGACCTGATCACGGGCGCGACGCCCACCTTCGATCGCGACGAGTTCCTCGCGGGCCAGCAATCGCCCGTGCTGTTCGGTTCGGCGATCAACAACTTCGGCGTGAAGGAAATTCTCGATGCGCTCGTCGACCTCGCGCCGCCGCCGTCCGCGCGACTGACGGTGCAGCGTCCCGTGCAGCCGGACGAGCCGAAGTTCACGGGCGTCGTGTTCAAGGTGCAGGCGAACATGGATCTCGCGCACCGCGACCGCGTCGCGTTCATCCGCGTGTGCTCGGGGCGTTTCGAGCGCGGCATGGCGCTGAAGGTCACGCGCAACAACAAGACGTTCCGCGCGAACAACGTGGTGACGTTCCTGTCGCAGCGCCGCGAGACGGTCAGCGAGGCGTATGCGGGCGATATCATCGGCATCCCGAATCACGGCACGCTGAGTCTCGGCGACACGCTGACGGAAGGCGAACTGCTGCAGTTCGTCGGTCTGCCGTTTTTTGCGCCGGAAATCTTCCAGACGGTCGAAGTGGTCGATCCGATGCGTTCCAAGCAGCTCGGCGAAGCGCTGAAGCAGCTTGGCGAAGAGGGCGCGATTCAGGTGTTCAAGCCGGTCGTCGGCGGGCTGACGATTCTGGGCGCTGTTGGACAGCTGCAGTTCGAAGTGGTGTCGCATCGGTTGTCGACCGAATATAAGGTCGACGTGCGGATGGGGCCTGCGCGGTATCGGATGTCACGGTGGGTTACCTGCGATGACGCAGGTGAATTGCGGCGGTTCTGTGATTCTTACGCTCCGCGTATTGCTTATGATGCGGCTGATGCGCCTACCTACCTTGCTTCGCATGTCTCTGAGATTGAGGTTGCGCAGAAGGCCTGGCCGAAGATCGTGTTTAATGAGCTGCGCGAGCATTCGGGGGCGCCGTTCAGGAAGGCTATGTAG
- a CDS encoding fimbria/pilus outer membrane usher protein, translated as MKPSRSHQAQDRAGATPRPFVLNPVTAVVLSVFAIASSLGVSSAHADEQSGAVQFDTTFLQIDTQRVDIARLARGNVVTPGDYTVDIVVNGNRVARDSVRFVATREGENARACFTRKMLEGFGVDFSKLASDHEQPAGECIDLAALVPDATADFDFAEQKLSISVPQKYMRSMARGYVAPELWDSGVNAGFLSYNANVYQTNANGFRSTQEYLGLNAGVNVGGWHFRHQSSTTAATGQATQFDNIATYVQHDITKLRSQVTLGDAQTTGDVFDSVSFRGAQIATDDRMLPESLRGYAPVVRGTAESNARVTVRQNGQVIYETNVSPGPFEIRDLYATGYGGNLDVTVTEADGRAKSFSVPYAAVAQSLRPGSTRFAFTAGQLRDDSLQTKPGFTQFTMQRGLTNLITLYGGGIVSNGYLAANLGAAFNTKYGAVAADVTTARTEIPGDATHQGQSLHIGYSKFIDSTDTNIALGAYRYSDAGYLGLADAARVRDAALHGGDIAAADRERGRLQLTVNQNLSNRGSVFATVSSQHYWNRPGRDVFYQLGYSNGFKYGTYSVTAGRTRSADGTLSNEIMLSTTIPLGHTPHAPMLSTNLSSGTGATSMQTSIGGAAGEHNQFSYNAYGSASQSASADVNGNAGASGSWRAPVAQVTASASGGAHSSQVSAGVSGSIVAHPGGVTFSQTVGDTFGVVEAKGAEGATILGATGVKVDSHGYAVVPYLTPYAMNAVDLDPKGTSTDVEFESTAEHVAPRLGSVAMLKYKTVTGRAALIRAPRLGGEALPFGAEVVDGSGRHVGVVAQDSRIFARGLEDSGTLVVTLGDEQGEICRIRYALPAKGREASAYVSLEEHCIGASSAMARD; from the coding sequence ATGAAGCCCTCACGTTCACATCAAGCGCAAGATCGCGCCGGCGCGACACCCCGGCCGTTCGTGTTGAATCCCGTCACGGCTGTCGTGCTGTCGGTGTTTGCGATCGCAAGCAGCCTGGGCGTGAGCAGCGCGCATGCGGACGAACAGAGTGGCGCAGTCCAGTTCGATACGACGTTCCTGCAGATCGACACACAACGCGTCGATATCGCGCGTCTCGCGCGCGGCAATGTCGTGACGCCCGGCGACTACACGGTCGACATCGTCGTGAACGGCAATCGCGTCGCACGCGACAGCGTCCGCTTCGTCGCGACGCGCGAAGGCGAAAACGCGCGCGCATGCTTCACGCGCAAGATGCTCGAAGGCTTCGGCGTCGATTTTTCGAAGCTCGCGAGCGACCACGAACAACCGGCCGGCGAATGCATCGATCTCGCCGCGCTCGTGCCTGACGCGACCGCTGACTTCGACTTCGCCGAACAGAAGCTGTCCATTTCAGTTCCGCAGAAATACATGCGCAGCATGGCGCGCGGCTACGTTGCTCCCGAGTTGTGGGACAGCGGCGTCAACGCGGGCTTTCTCAGCTACAACGCGAACGTGTACCAGACCAACGCGAACGGCTTCCGCTCGACGCAGGAGTATCTCGGTCTGAATGCGGGCGTGAATGTCGGCGGCTGGCACTTCCGGCATCAGTCGTCGACGACGGCGGCGACGGGCCAGGCCACGCAGTTCGACAACATCGCCACGTATGTTCAGCACGACATCACGAAGCTGCGTTCGCAAGTCACGCTCGGCGACGCGCAAACGACGGGCGACGTGTTCGACAGCGTGTCGTTCCGCGGCGCGCAGATCGCAACCGACGACCGCATGCTGCCCGAATCGCTGCGCGGCTATGCGCCTGTCGTGCGCGGCACGGCGGAATCGAACGCACGCGTGACGGTGCGGCAGAACGGCCAGGTGATCTACGAAACGAATGTGTCGCCGGGACCGTTCGAAATCCGCGATCTGTACGCGACCGGCTACGGCGGCAATCTCGACGTGACCGTGACGGAAGCCGATGGCCGCGCGAAAAGCTTTTCGGTGCCTTATGCAGCCGTCGCACAATCGCTGCGTCCCGGCTCGACGCGCTTCGCATTCACGGCGGGCCAGCTGCGCGACGACTCGCTGCAGACCAAGCCCGGCTTCACACAGTTCACGATGCAGCGCGGGCTGACGAACCTGATCACGTTGTATGGCGGCGGGATCGTTTCGAACGGCTACCTTGCGGCGAATCTCGGCGCAGCCTTCAATACGAAGTACGGCGCAGTCGCAGCCGATGTGACGACGGCGCGCACGGAGATTCCCGGCGACGCGACGCATCAGGGACAAAGCCTGCACATCGGCTACAGCAAGTTCATCGATTCGACGGATACCAACATCGCGCTCGGCGCTTATCGTTATTCGGATGCCGGTTATCTCGGTCTCGCCGATGCGGCTCGCGTGCGCGACGCCGCGCTGCACGGTGGCGATATCGCTGCGGCCGACCGCGAACGCGGCCGTCTGCAGCTGACGGTGAACCAGAACCTGAGCAACCGCGGATCGGTGTTCGCGACGGTTTCGTCGCAGCACTACTGGAACAGGCCGGGTCGCGACGTGTTTTATCAACTGGGCTATTCGAACGGCTTCAAATACGGCACGTATAGCGTGACGGCGGGACGCACGCGCAGCGCGGATGGCACGCTGTCGAACGAAATCATGCTGAGCACGACGATTCCGCTCGGCCATACGCCGCACGCGCCGATGCTGTCGACGAACCTCAGTAGCGGCACGGGCGCGACGAGCATGCAGACGAGCATCGGCGGCGCGGCGGGCGAGCACAACCAGTTCTCGTACAACGCATACGGCTCGGCGAGCCAGTCGGCCTCCGCCGATGTCAACGGGAATGCCGGCGCGAGCGGCAGCTGGCGCGCGCCGGTTGCGCAGGTGACGGCCTCGGCGAGCGGCGGCGCGCATTCGTCACAGGTGTCGGCGGGCGTGAGCGGCTCGATCGTCGCGCATCCGGGCGGCGTCACGTTCTCGCAGACGGTCGGCGACACGTTCGGCGTGGTCGAGGCGAAAGGCGCGGAAGGCGCGACGATTCTGGGCGCGACGGGCGTGAAGGTCGATTCGCACGGCTATGCCGTGGTGCCGTATCTGACGCCGTACGCGATGAACGCGGTCGATCTCGATCCGAAGGGCACGTCGACGGATGTGGAGTTCGAGTCGACGGCCGAGCATGTCGCGCCGCGGCTGGGATCGGTTGCGATGCTGAAGTACAAGACGGTGACAGGACGCGCGGCGTTGATCCGTGCGCCGCGTCTGGGCGGAGAAGCGTTGCCGTTCGGCGCGGAGGTGGTGGATGGTAGCGGGCGACATGTCGGCGTTGTCGCGCAGGACAGCCGGATTTTTGCGCGCGGGCTGGAAGACAGCGGGACGCTTGTTGTGACGCTCGGAGACGAGCAAGGGGAAATTTGTCGGATCCGATATGCGTTGCCCGCGAAAGGCCGTGAGGCGAGTGCTTATGTCTCGCTGGAAGAGCATTGCATCGGCGCGAGCAGCGCGATGGCCCGTGACTAA
- a CDS encoding fimbrial protein: MKHLMNVFFSASRGVRTRSAMAAACVTRMTAVLLLMLVGSQAMAAGTITFPASANLTFPASIAVSRDMPVGTVLSSQAVNVGLSASGVTCNVQKDVTVNGMPVPGNPLIYQTGAHGIGVHFYITSGWNGSWVDAPVSQTLTTPTGSTAHYLRADLVVSGAVSPGTVVSLPSMTVTFSGSCITTVSGTLTLTTGTAITVSSCSVTTPQLTFNLPKVYPKDLANTGATADDTTLPLTLNCPAGVKVAVTITDATTPTNRSTTLTLPRGSASGVGLQLLNGSTVIAYGPDSAVAGTTNQWSAGTATGGAMQIPLTARYVRTSGQLTPGSVSGVATFTMSYQ; encoded by the coding sequence ATGAAGCATTTGATGAACGTGTTTTTCAGCGCATCCCGCGGGGTGCGAACGAGGTCCGCGATGGCTGCCGCTTGCGTTACCAGAATGACGGCCGTGCTACTGCTGATGCTCGTCGGCTCCCAGGCGATGGCTGCAGGGACGATCACCTTCCCGGCTAGTGCGAACCTGACGTTTCCAGCGTCGATAGCCGTATCGCGCGACATGCCCGTAGGCACCGTGCTGTCCAGCCAGGCGGTGAACGTCGGTTTGTCTGCTAGCGGCGTGACGTGCAACGTGCAAAAGGACGTTACGGTAAATGGCATGCCGGTTCCCGGCAATCCGCTGATATACCAGACTGGGGCTCACGGCATCGGCGTGCATTTCTACATCACGAGCGGGTGGAACGGAAGCTGGGTCGACGCTCCGGTTTCCCAGACGTTGACGACTCCGACCGGCTCGACGGCGCATTATCTGCGGGCCGACCTGGTGGTCAGCGGCGCCGTCTCTCCCGGAACAGTCGTTTCCCTACCGAGCATGACGGTGACCTTCTCGGGTAGTTGCATCACGACCGTGTCGGGAACGTTGACGCTGACGACCGGCACCGCCATCACCGTCAGTAGCTGCAGCGTGACAACGCCGCAGCTCACGTTTAATTTGCCCAAGGTGTACCCGAAGGATCTTGCAAATACCGGCGCAACCGCCGACGATACGACGCTGCCGTTGACGCTCAACTGCCCGGCAGGCGTCAAGGTCGCCGTGACGATCACCGATGCCACGACACCCACCAACCGGTCGACCACTCTGACTCTGCCCAGAGGCTCCGCCTCGGGCGTCGGCCTCCAGTTGCTCAATGGCAGCACGGTAATCGCATATGGCCCGGATTCGGCGGTGGCGGGAACGACGAATCAATGGTCCGCGGGCACCGCGACGGGCGGCGCGATGCAGATTCCGTTGACGGCGCGCTACGTCCGCACGAGTGGGCAGCTCACGCCGGGCAGCGTGTCGGGCGTCGCGACGTTCACGATGTCCTACCAATAG
- a CDS encoding LysR family transcriptional regulator, protein MRRLPSLIALRFFEETARHMSFNRAAVALCVTQGAVSRQIKILEESLGAKLFERDHKGIRLTKAGQQLLPCVSEAFDTLERGTRQVTTAKGRRRLVLSVPPTFATQWFSPRLGSLAVELPDVELSVRTGPTDDCHCNIRFGRDALPDAHSELLMIERHTLVGSPRFGGEALDKLLETLPALHVLHNDARLNLWPDWLDKAGLPARYSENGIEFSTLEQAIHAARKGVGLAIVDRNMIVEELAEGSLAPMSDIEVSGPYGYWLDIAARHAGLEHVQAFASWMREQVLSMS, encoded by the coding sequence ATGCGGCGTTTGCCCTCGCTGATCGCGTTGCGCTTTTTCGAAGAGACGGCACGGCACATGAGTTTCAACCGCGCGGCCGTAGCGCTGTGCGTGACGCAGGGCGCCGTCAGCCGGCAGATCAAGATTCTCGAAGAGTCGCTTGGCGCGAAGCTTTTCGAGCGCGATCACAAGGGCATCCGGCTGACGAAGGCTGGTCAGCAGCTTTTGCCGTGCGTGTCGGAAGCCTTCGATACGCTCGAACGCGGCACGCGCCAGGTCACGACGGCGAAGGGCCGCCGACGCCTTGTGCTATCCGTGCCGCCTACTTTTGCGACGCAATGGTTTTCGCCGCGGCTCGGCTCGCTGGCCGTCGAGTTGCCGGACGTCGAGCTGTCCGTGCGCACTGGACCCACCGACGATTGTCACTGCAACATCCGTTTCGGCCGCGACGCGTTGCCCGATGCGCATTCCGAGCTGCTGATGATCGAGCGTCATACGCTGGTTGGTTCGCCGCGGTTCGGCGGCGAGGCGCTCGACAAGTTGCTGGAGACGCTGCCCGCGCTGCATGTGCTGCACAACGATGCGCGGTTGAATCTTTGGCCGGATTGGCTCGATAAGGCTGGCTTGCCTGCGCGGTATAGCGAGAACGGGATCGAGTTTTCGACACTCGAGCAGGCTATTCATGCTGCGCGCAAGGGTGTTGGGCTGGCGATCGTTGATCGGAATATGATTGTTGAGGAATTGGCTGAAGGCAGCCTTGCGCCTATGTCTGATATCGAGGTTAGTGGTCCCTACGGGTATTGGCTTGATATCGCTGCGCGGCATGCTGGGCTCGAGCATGTGCAGGCTTTTGCTAGTTGGATGCGGGAGCAGGTTTTGAGTATGTCTTGA
- a CDS encoding ureidoglycolate lyase: MKLLRYGPKGQEKPGLLDAQGKIRDLSNVVADIDGSALSDASLAKLRALDPASLPVVEGNPRIGPCVGKIGKFVCIGLNYADHAAESNLPVPTEPVVFNKWTSAIVGPNDGIEIPRGSKKTDWEVELGVVIGKEAKYVDEANALDYVAGYCVINDVSEREWQIERAGQWDKGKGFDTFGPIGPWVVTRDEVADVQNLKMWLEVDGHRYQNGSTKTMVFGVAKLVSYLSQCMSLQPGDVISTGTPPGVGMGVKPEAVYLKSGQTVRLGIEGLGEQTQKTYSAD, encoded by the coding sequence ATGAAACTGCTTCGTTATGGACCGAAGGGCCAGGAAAAGCCGGGCTTGCTGGATGCGCAAGGCAAGATTCGCGATCTGTCGAACGTGGTCGCCGATATCGACGGCAGCGCGTTGTCGGACGCGTCGCTCGCGAAGCTGCGTGCGCTCGATCCGGCGTCGCTGCCGGTGGTCGAAGGCAATCCGCGTATCGGGCCGTGCGTCGGCAAGATCGGCAAGTTCGTGTGTATCGGTCTGAATTACGCGGACCATGCCGCTGAATCGAATCTGCCCGTGCCGACCGAGCCAGTCGTGTTCAACAAGTGGACGAGCGCGATCGTCGGTCCGAACGACGGCATTGAAATTCCGCGCGGTTCGAAGAAGACCGACTGGGAAGTGGAACTGGGCGTGGTGATCGGCAAGGAAGCGAAGTACGTCGACGAGGCTAATGCGCTCGATTACGTCGCGGGCTATTGCGTGATCAACGACGTGTCCGAACGCGAATGGCAGATCGAGCGAGCGGGTCAGTGGGACAAGGGCAAGGGCTTCGATACGTTCGGGCCGATCGGGCCGTGGGTCGTTACTCGCGACGAAGTGGCCGATGTCCAGAACCTGAAGATGTGGCTCGAGGTGGATGGGCATCGGTATCAGAACGGCAGCACCAAGACCATGGTGTTTGGCGTTGCCAAGCTGGTTTCTTATCTGTCGCAGTGTATGAGCTTGCAGCCGGGGGATGTGATTTCTACCGGCACGCCGCCAGGGGTTGGGATGGGCGTGAAGCCCGAGGCTGTGTATTTGAAGTCTGGGCAGACAGTGCGTTTAGGAATTGAGGGGCTTGGGGAGCAGACGCAGAAGACTTATTCGGCGGATTGA